One genomic region from Nymphaea colorata isolate Beijing-Zhang1983 chromosome 10, ASM883128v2, whole genome shotgun sequence encodes:
- the LOC116261981 gene encoding uncharacterized protein At4g22758-like — protein MSNKHRTTSSSRPLPGHSKHQPIGFKKSACLNGHVRRDPGSPQRGPLPEAQPRRMVVSLQERGGGDRLGSSQKLTKLLIHVTVQRSISPVNVIISPESTVGDLIKATLEVYAREGRRPLLSTTDPSAFELHFSQFILESLNAEERIMSLGSRNFFLCPKQGAPNNKNTSCANEAEKVRHSNRASPSRLLEIMDFLL, from the exons ATGAGCAACAAACACAGGACGACTTCGTCGTCTCGACCTCTTCCCGGACACAGCAAGCACCAGCCGATCGGTTTCAAGAAATCGGCGTGTTTGAACGGCCATGTCCGCCGGGATCCTGGGTCACCGCAGCGTGGACCTCTTCCTGAAGCCCAACCCCGGCGAATGGTAGTGTCGCTCCAAGAACGTGGAGGAGGGGATAGATTAGGCAGCAGCCAGAAACTGACTAAGCTGCTGATTCATGTCACGGTTCAGCGCAGCATCTCACCGGTGAACGTCATCATCTCGCCGGAGAGCACCGTCGGGGATCTGATCAAGGCCACGTTGGAGGTCTACGCCAGGGAGGGGAGAAGGCCCCTGCTGAGCACAACGGACCCAAGTGCTTTCGAACTACACTTTTCGCAATTCATCCTCGAAA GCCTGAACGCCGAGGAGAGGATCATGAGTCTCGGCTCCcgcaattttttcctttgtccGAAACAGGGAGCTCCCAACAACAAGAACACGTCGTGTGCAAACGAAGCAGAGAAGGTGCGCCACAGCAACAGGGCCTCTCCCTCCCGCCTCTTGGAGATCATGGATTTCCTGCTGTAA